TATAGTCACAGACGATTGTAAATTTCAGTGACTGCTGCTCGGTCGCATCCGGCAGGGTTTGGCCCGTCTCCTGGAAGGTTGGGTTGACATTGGTGAAGAGACCGTTCGAGCGAAGTTCGAGCTGTTGTGCAAACTCGGTGATGATGTCCCGGTTTTTCTTTTCCCGGTCCTTTTCAGCCCGGTCCACGACGCCCTCGATGGTGACACTGTTACCCCGCAGACTGATCCGCTCCAGCCGGACACCAGCAGGAATGCGCGCATTGACCTGAGACATCACCCCGACCGGGCCACGCCGCTCGGCATCAAGTTTTTTGATGATTTCCAGGCGTGTCTCCAGCAACTTTTTCTTTTTCTCATACTCATCCCGCTCTTTCTTGACCTGCTCCAGTTCGGCCTTTTGTTTCTTGGCCTGCTCCAGATGTTCCTTGGCCTTGCGGGCAAGATCGTTACTGTAAACACTGTCACCGAGGTAAAAGCCGAGCACCACCACGAGCGCAATGATCACCAGAATGATCTGCGCCACCCCCCGGACAGGAGCGGGGGCAATGGTAGGTGTCGGCTCGCTAACCGCACTTGTGGCAAGATTGATTTTCGGCATATTCAAAATGTTCGTCAGCCGGCATCAGATGCCCGACCGACTCCCTTTCTATCACGCCTGTGTCACGAGGCACGAGTTGGACCAGGTACGAACAAACTTTCCACGTGTTCCCCGGCTGGCTCCCCCTGCTGGCCGCAGCCCTACTGCCCGGGCGGACGCGCGGCCAGCCCGACCGCTACAGCCATCGTAGGTGACATTTCACGAATATACTCTTCATCAAATTTCCGCGGATTCACGATAATCCGGGAAGGGTTGAAAGCATTGAACCGCTCGACCGGAATCCCAAACCGTTCCGAGAAGGCAGACGTCAAACCGGATATTTTCGAGCTACCTCCGGCAACCAGCACCCGGTCTATAGGCGCCACATCCGACGAACTGGTGGCGCGCCAGAAGTCAATCGTTTTCTGAACTTCCATGGCGAGAATGTCCGTCACCGAATCAATCAGCGACTGGGCATCGCTCGGCTGCAAACCATTGTCTGTCGGAACACCCCGTTTCAGGGCTTCGGCCTGCTCAAAGGTCAGCCCCAACTCTTTCTGGAGCAGATCGGTGTATTGATTGCCGCCGGCCGAAATATCACGGGTAAAGACCGAGTTTGAGCCCCGGACAATGTTGATGCTCGTCACAGTCGCACCCATATCGAGCAGCGCCACCGTGGCGGTCGGCATGGGCTGGTAGTTGACTTCGTAGGCGTTTTGCAGGGCAAAGGCATCCACGTCAATGACGACCGGATTTCGCCCGGCCTGTGAAATGACCGTCGTATATTGGGCAATCTTGTCGCGCTTGCAGGCCACCAGCAGCACCTGCATGACACCACTGGCCGGATCGCGGCCCACGACGGAGTAATCCAGATTGACGTCCGTAATATCGAAGGGAATGTGCTGGTCGGCTTCCCACTGAATCCGTTCGGCCAGCTCATCATCGCTCATGTAGGAGACTTCAATTTTCTTGACGATGA
This window of the Chloracidobacterium sp. N genome carries:
- a CDS encoding PilN domain-containing protein, yielding MPKINLATSAVSEPTPTIAPAPVRGVAQIILVIIALVVVLGFYLGDSVYSNDLARKAKEHLEQAKKQKAELEQVKKERDEYEKKKKLLETRLEIIKKLDAERRGPVGVMSQVNARIPAGVRLERISLRGNSVTIEGVVDRAEKDREKKNRDIITEFAQQLELRSNGLFTNVNPTFQETGQTLPDATEQQSLKFTIVCDYNPPQPAAPPGSAQAAQTGK
- the pilM gene encoding type IV pilus assembly protein PilM — translated: MGLLGFGSAKTTVGIDIGSSAVKAVELKPLKNGFELIAIGHANLIPDAIVDGHIIDLNHVSDAIGRLLGEHNIKARDVHTSVSGHSVIVKKIEVSYMSDDELAERIQWEADQHIPFDITDVNLDYSVVGRDPASGVMQVLLVACKRDKIAQYTTVISQAGRNPVVIDVDAFALQNAYEVNYQPMPTATVALLDMGATVTSINIVRGSNSVFTRDISAGGNQYTDLLQKELGLTFEQAEALKRGVPTDNGLQPSDAQSLIDSVTDILAMEVQKTIDFWRATSSSDVAPIDRVLVAGGSSKISGLTSAFSERFGIPVERFNAFNPSRIIVNPRKFDEEYIREMSPTMAVAVGLAARPPGQ